From Azospirillum baldaniorum, the proteins below share one genomic window:
- a CDS encoding cyclic nucleotide-binding domain-containing protein yields MTRSGPDLPTRRIAAGTVLIRQGEAGDCAWLIQSGELEVLLDGPDGPRRLGTVGANAIVGEMALLDDGLRSATVRALTPVEAVELSRDTFRALRGRCPPLTSYLLESLVAAIRRSYGLSQPERQEGGSAIRSSDSFATVADRRMFRHGHSFFRQGDAGTAAYLIQSGSVGVRRDGTDLGVLGPGRIFGELALLANRPRAATAVALEATVCEIIRKDQFAKAIETMPPILRSLTRIYIEQLSGGRLLRHHAEPARTDSP; encoded by the coding sequence ATGACCAGAAGCGGACCCGACCTTCCCACGCGGCGCATCGCCGCCGGCACCGTGCTGATCCGCCAGGGCGAAGCCGGGGATTGCGCGTGGCTGATCCAGTCGGGCGAGTTGGAGGTTCTGCTGGACGGCCCGGACGGCCCGCGCCGCCTGGGCACCGTCGGTGCCAACGCCATCGTCGGGGAGATGGCGCTGCTGGACGACGGGCTGCGCAGCGCCACGGTGCGCGCCCTGACGCCCGTCGAGGCGGTGGAACTGTCGCGCGACACCTTCCGCGCGCTGCGCGGCCGCTGCCCGCCGCTGACCTCCTACCTGCTGGAAAGCCTCGTCGCCGCGATCCGCCGCAGCTACGGCCTGTCCCAGCCCGAGCGGCAGGAGGGCGGCTCCGCCATCCGCTCCTCCGATTCCTTCGCCACGGTGGCCGACCGCCGCATGTTCCGCCACGGCCACAGCTTCTTCCGCCAGGGGGACGCCGGAACGGCGGCCTACCTCATCCAGTCCGGCTCGGTCGGCGTTCGGCGCGACGGGACCGACCTCGGCGTGCTGGGGCCGGGACGCATCTTCGGGGAACTGGCCCTCCTCGCCAACCGGCCGCGCGCCGCCACCGCCGTTGCGCTGGAGGCCACGGTCTGCGAAATCATCCGCAAGGACCAGTTCGCCAAGGCCATCGAGACGATGCCGCCCATCCTGCGCTCGCTGACGCGCATCTACATCGAACAGCTGTCCGGCGGACGGCTCCTGCGCCACCACGCCGAACCCGCAAGAACCGACTCTCCATGA
- a CDS encoding cold-shock protein encodes MFDRPQRNSFRAPEITQRNIRATVKWFNATKGFGFVTPEDGSPDAFLHSTVLQFCGHDSLPEGATITCDLSRGPKGPQVATIHDVDTSTASESPRPAARAPRSDSYGGGYGGGSSYGGGAGGAEETVDGTVKWFNVSKGFGFIAPSTGGKDIFVHIRALERSGLDVLADGEQVRVTVRQGVKGPEAQRVEVV; translated from the coding sequence ATGTTCGACCGTCCGCAGCGCAACAGCTTCCGCGCTCCCGAGATCACCCAGCGCAACATCCGCGCCACCGTCAAGTGGTTCAACGCGACCAAGGGCTTCGGCTTCGTCACGCCCGAAGACGGTTCGCCGGATGCCTTCCTGCATTCCACGGTTCTGCAGTTCTGCGGACACGACAGCCTGCCCGAGGGTGCCACCATCACCTGTGACCTGTCCCGCGGCCCGAAGGGCCCGCAGGTCGCCACCATCCACGACGTCGACACCTCGACCGCCAGCGAGTCCCCGCGCCCGGCGGCGCGCGCTCCGCGCAGCGACAGCTACGGCGGTGGCTACGGCGGTGGCAGCAGCTACGGCGGTGGCGCCGGCGGCGCCGAGGAGACGGTCGACGGCACCGTGAAGTGGTTCAACGTGTCGAAGGGCTTCGGCTTCATCGCTCCGTCGACCGGCGGCAAGGACATCTTCGTCCACATCCGCGCTCTGGAGCGTTCGGGCCTGGACGTGCTCGCCGACGGCGAGCAGGTGCGGGTCACCGTCCGCCAGGGCGTCAAGGGTCCGGAAGCGCAGCGCGTCGAAGTGGTCTGA
- the hypE gene encoding hydrogenase expression/formation protein HypE, with product MTDRRLFTRKLDLARGTVDMSHGSGGKAMAQMVRELFAAAFANPLLDQGNDQAAFDAPAGRMVVTTDGFVVSPLFFPGGDIGSLAVHGTVNDVAMAGAVPLYLTAGFILEEGFPLADLKRLVDSMAHAAREAGVSIVTGDTKVVERGKGDGVFITTTGIGVVPPGVAPSGERARPGDAILVSGTMGDHGVAIMSTRENLSFETDIRSDSAALHGLVAGMVAAVPDVHVLRDPTRGGLATTLNEVAHQSGVGMLLREADIPLKAEVAAACELLGLDPLYVANEGKLIAICAAEDSARLLEAMRAHPLGAEAAVVGTVVEDSHRFVQMETRFGGKRIVDWLSGEQLPRIC from the coding sequence ATGACCGACCGCCGTCTCTTCACCCGCAAGCTCGATCTCGCCCGCGGCACCGTGGACATGAGCCACGGATCGGGCGGCAAGGCCATGGCCCAAATGGTGCGGGAGCTGTTCGCCGCCGCCTTCGCCAACCCGCTGCTCGACCAGGGCAATGACCAGGCGGCCTTCGACGCGCCCGCCGGGCGCATGGTGGTGACGACCGACGGCTTCGTCGTCTCGCCCCTGTTCTTTCCCGGCGGCGACATCGGGTCGCTGGCCGTGCACGGCACGGTGAACGACGTCGCCATGGCCGGCGCGGTGCCGCTCTATCTGACCGCCGGCTTCATCCTGGAGGAAGGTTTCCCGCTGGCCGACCTGAAGCGGCTGGTCGACAGCATGGCCCATGCCGCGCGAGAGGCCGGCGTGTCCATCGTGACCGGCGACACCAAGGTGGTGGAGCGCGGCAAGGGCGACGGTGTCTTCATCACCACCACTGGCATCGGCGTGGTGCCCCCCGGCGTCGCCCCGTCCGGCGAGCGGGCGCGGCCCGGCGACGCGATCCTGGTCAGCGGCACCATGGGCGACCACGGCGTCGCCATCATGTCCACCCGCGAGAATCTGAGCTTCGAAACGGACATCCGGTCGGACAGCGCAGCACTCCATGGGCTGGTCGCCGGCATGGTCGCGGCGGTGCCGGATGTGCATGTCCTGCGCGACCCGACCCGCGGCGGTCTGGCGACGACGCTGAACGAGGTCGCCCACCAGTCGGGCGTCGGCATGCTGCTGCGCGAGGCGGACATCCCGCTGAAGGCCGAGGTCGCAGCCGCCTGCGAACTGCTCGGGCTCGACCCGCTGTACGTCGCCAACGAGGGCAAGCTGATCGCCATCTGCGCGGCCGAGGACTCCGCGCGCCTCCTGGAGGCCATGCGGGCCCATCCTCTGGGAGCCGAGGCCGCGGTCGTCGGGACTGTGGTCGAGGACTCGCACCGTTTCGTGCAGATGGAAACGCGCTTTGGCGGCAAGCGCATCGTCGACTGGCTGTCCGGCGAACAGCTTCCACGCATCTGCTGA
- a CDS encoding ribonuclease HII yields MTPKTTKAVRVKVPRPQPDLSFEIALGQGRLVCGIDEVGRGPLAGPVVTAAVVLPAGGLPDALARAINDSKALSLRAREALEPEIRAHALAVALAEASAAEIDDLNIHKATLLAMKRAYEALPGEPPAVALIDGKFKPDLSCLMEAIVKGDGRSQSIAAASIVAKVARDREMMRLAELHPQYGWDRNAGYPTPEHLEALRRHGVTPHHRVTFAPVRAQIERAG; encoded by the coding sequence ATGACTCCCAAGACCACCAAAGCCGTCCGCGTCAAGGTTCCCCGCCCGCAGCCCGATCTGTCCTTCGAGATCGCCTTGGGCCAGGGGCGGCTGGTCTGCGGCATCGACGAGGTGGGGCGCGGCCCGCTCGCCGGCCCCGTGGTCACCGCCGCCGTGGTGCTTCCGGCGGGCGGCCTGCCCGACGCGCTGGCCCGCGCCATCAACGACAGCAAGGCGCTGAGCCTGCGCGCCCGCGAGGCGCTGGAGCCGGAGATCCGCGCCCACGCCCTGGCCGTCGCACTGGCCGAAGCGTCCGCGGCGGAGATCGACGACCTCAACATCCACAAGGCCACGCTGCTGGCCATGAAGCGCGCCTACGAGGCGCTGCCCGGCGAGCCGCCCGCCGTCGCGCTGATCGACGGCAAGTTCAAGCCCGACCTGTCCTGCCTGATGGAGGCCATCGTCAAGGGCGACGGGCGCAGCCAGTCGATCGCCGCCGCCTCCATCGTCGCCAAGGTGGCGCGCGACCGCGAGATGATGCGGCTGGCGGAGCTTCACCCGCAGTACGGCTGGGACCGCAACGCCGGCTACCCGACGCCGGAGCATCTGGAGGCGCTGCGCCGCCACGGCGTGACGCCCCACCACCGAGTCACTTTTGCACCAGTCCGCGCCCAAATCGAGCGGGCCGGCTGA
- a CDS encoding site-specific DNA-methyltransferase: MLPLNKILVGDCIALMNEMPAESVDLVFADPPYNLQLGGELLRPNHSRVDGVEEDWDKFEDFETYDRFTRDWLAAARRILKPEGSLWVIGSYHNIFRVGATLQNLGFWILNDIVWRKTNPMPNFRGTRFANAHETMIWASREKDARYRFNYDAMKALNDDLQMRSDWLLPICNGAERLRDEDGRKAHPTQKPESLLYRVILSSSRPGDTVLDPFFGTGTTGAVAKRLGRNWIGLERDPTYAKAATARIEAVEEAPDAAVLDTPPKRSAPRIPFGWVVERGLLRPGTSLFDLRRRVVARVRADGTLIGAGPRGEHRGSIHQVGAAMAGLPACNGWTFWHYEDGGDLRPIDVLRERIRSEASA, translated from the coding sequence ATGCTCCCCCTGAACAAAATTCTCGTGGGCGATTGCATCGCCCTCATGAATGAAATGCCGGCTGAATCGGTGGACCTTGTCTTTGCCGATCCGCCTTATAACCTCCAGCTGGGGGGCGAACTCTTGCGCCCGAACCACTCGCGTGTTGACGGAGTGGAAGAGGACTGGGACAAGTTCGAGGATTTCGAGACCTACGACCGCTTCACGCGGGACTGGCTCGCCGCGGCCCGCCGCATCCTGAAGCCCGAGGGATCGTTGTGGGTGATCGGCAGCTACCACAACATCTTCCGTGTCGGCGCCACGCTGCAGAATCTGGGCTTCTGGATTCTGAACGACATCGTGTGGCGCAAGACCAACCCGATGCCGAACTTCCGCGGCACGCGCTTCGCCAACGCGCATGAGACCATGATCTGGGCCTCGCGCGAGAAGGACGCCCGCTACCGCTTCAACTACGACGCCATGAAGGCGCTGAACGACGATTTGCAGATGCGCAGCGACTGGCTGCTGCCGATCTGCAACGGCGCGGAGCGCCTGCGCGACGAGGACGGCCGGAAGGCCCACCCGACGCAGAAGCCGGAATCGCTTCTCTACCGCGTCATCCTGTCCTCCTCCCGTCCCGGCGACACGGTGCTGGATCCCTTCTTCGGCACGGGCACCACGGGTGCGGTGGCGAAGCGGCTCGGTCGCAACTGGATCGGGCTGGAGCGCGACCCGACCTACGCCAAGGCGGCGACCGCCCGCATCGAGGCGGTGGAGGAGGCGCCCGACGCCGCCGTCCTGGACACGCCGCCGAAGCGGTCGGCCCCGCGCATCCCCTTCGGCTGGGTGGTGGAGCGCGGCCTGCTGCGCCCCGGCACGTCGCTGTTCGACCTGCGCCGCCGCGTGGTCGCCCGCGTGCGCGCCGACGGCACGCTGATCGGGGCCGGCCCGCGCGGCGAGCATCGTGGCTCGATTCATCAGGTGGGGGCCGCCATGGCCGGGCTGCCGGCCTGCAACGGCTGGACCTTCTGGCACTACGAGGACGGCGGCGACCTGCGCCCCATCGACGTGCTGCGCGAGCGCATCCGTTCCGAAGCCTCCGCCTGA
- a CDS encoding ATP-binding protein, with protein sequence MDNRKPVGPGDIAVADIVAAAGAAVTASAVAHGAAPPSNGPSGDVPTVGAVNRSGGKPRLQAVAMMLAAVVVLVLGTLTAVVGSAFLGIVGIAEEARNATMPRAGAQHRDALTAAELSRLAEVILNSRDHARRAAALDEAEALAGRFALVVDADVLDKLDRALSAVRRSNHRADLIDSLSASIREQLAGVDDALAGATALLAEPDKAVQDYAFLSNLYHLRRLYGQAAAGETAEQLALLDSEVMGLLRNQQALLDSLSSMRTGPAAQPNRLAILLDRFAAARTVIDLQRGRLSVLAQVRQDGDLVYRQLKTLADSLSSDAAATTLLMTDRIVADGWRGLWTGVAGIAAAILLLGIVTALLRRHVVAPVLRVSDTLHILQRSPQTVALPPASLEEFDRIGNAVERFAEAIGALHRQSAALRASEGRLNVILQSSPFPIVIVRGSDGRILFANASAAELLETTGAALLERAMPDFLEASADWQGFADGVFRRGRRPDVETRLRTAEGRPFWGVLSAMAMDHDGVESLFVTLHDISARKYAEKALVAAKEEAERALRDLRRTQRSLVQAEKLASLGALVAGVAHEINTPVGIGVTAASHLAEQARQFRTGLADGQLRRRDLEEFVDRIEEGTSIVLGNLERACALVQSFKQVAVDQTSEARRPFELRGYLDGVLGSLAPQLKGTGYRVTLDCPDGLIMDSYPGALSQVVSNLVINALLHAFRPGVPGTIAITIYITADTGGPSSAGAASVVLDVADDGRGIPPDQIERIFEPFFTTRRAEGGSGLGLHIVYNIVTGTLGGRIAVASQPGAGCRFTIHLPLTASPMAPPAVTAGRVTVEETEPA encoded by the coding sequence ATGGACAATCGAAAGCCGGTGGGGCCGGGCGACATCGCGGTAGCGGACATCGTGGCGGCGGCCGGCGCGGCGGTCACCGCGAGCGCCGTCGCCCATGGCGCGGCTCCCCCTTCCAACGGTCCCTCTGGCGACGTTCCAACGGTTGGGGCGGTCAACCGCTCCGGGGGCAAGCCCCGTCTGCAGGCTGTGGCGATGATGCTGGCCGCCGTCGTCGTCCTGGTGCTGGGGACTTTGACGGCGGTGGTCGGGTCGGCCTTCCTCGGCATCGTCGGCATCGCGGAGGAGGCCCGCAACGCCACCATGCCGCGCGCCGGCGCGCAGCACCGCGACGCCCTGACCGCCGCCGAGCTGAGCCGGCTGGCCGAGGTGATCCTCAACAGCCGGGACCACGCCCGCCGCGCCGCCGCCCTGGACGAGGCGGAGGCGTTGGCCGGCCGGTTCGCCCTGGTGGTCGATGCCGATGTCTTGGACAAGCTCGACCGTGCGCTGAGCGCCGTGCGGCGCAGCAACCATCGCGCCGACCTGATCGACTCGCTGTCCGCCAGCATCCGCGAGCAGTTGGCCGGGGTCGACGACGCGCTGGCCGGCGCCACCGCGCTGCTGGCGGAGCCGGACAAGGCGGTCCAGGACTATGCCTTCCTCAGCAACCTGTATCATCTGCGCCGGCTCTACGGGCAGGCGGCGGCCGGCGAAACGGCGGAGCAACTCGCGCTGCTGGACAGCGAGGTCATGGGGCTGCTGCGCAACCAGCAAGCCTTGCTGGACAGCCTCTCCAGCATGAGGACGGGGCCGGCGGCCCAGCCCAACCGGCTTGCCATTCTTCTGGACCGGTTCGCGGCGGCGCGCACGGTGATCGACCTGCAACGCGGGCGCCTGTCCGTGCTGGCGCAGGTCCGGCAGGACGGCGACCTCGTCTATCGCCAACTGAAGACACTGGCCGACAGCCTGTCCAGCGACGCCGCCGCGACCACCCTGCTGATGACGGACCGCATCGTTGCCGATGGCTGGCGCGGGTTGTGGACCGGGGTGGCGGGCATCGCTGCGGCCATCCTGCTGTTGGGCATCGTGACGGCGCTGCTGCGCCGCCATGTGGTGGCTCCGGTCCTGCGGGTCAGCGACACGCTGCACATCTTGCAGAGGAGCCCGCAGACGGTGGCCCTGCCGCCGGCCTCGCTGGAGGAATTCGACCGCATCGGCAATGCGGTGGAACGGTTTGCCGAGGCGATCGGCGCGCTGCACCGCCAGTCCGCGGCTTTGCGGGCGAGCGAAGGGCGGCTGAACGTCATTCTGCAGTCCTCGCCCTTTCCCATCGTCATCGTACGGGGCAGCGATGGGCGCATCCTGTTCGCGAACGCTTCCGCCGCGGAGCTTCTGGAAACCACGGGCGCCGCCCTGCTGGAGCGCGCGATGCCGGATTTCCTGGAGGCTTCGGCCGATTGGCAGGGATTCGCCGACGGCGTGTTCCGCCGCGGACGGCGGCCGGATGTCGAGACACGGCTGAGAACCGCTGAAGGGCGTCCCTTCTGGGGTGTGTTGTCGGCGATGGCGATGGATCACGACGGTGTGGAGTCGCTCTTCGTGACTCTTCACGACATCTCCGCTCGCAAATACGCCGAAAAGGCGCTGGTCGCCGCGAAGGAGGAGGCGGAGCGTGCGCTGCGCGACCTCCGGCGGACCCAAAGGAGCCTCGTCCAGGCGGAGAAGCTGGCCTCGCTGGGTGCACTGGTGGCCGGAGTGGCGCACGAGATCAACACGCCCGTGGGAATCGGCGTGACCGCCGCCAGCCACCTTGCCGAGCAGGCGCGGCAGTTCAGGACCGGCTTGGCGGATGGACAACTGCGCCGCCGCGATCTGGAGGAGTTCGTGGACCGGATCGAGGAGGGGACCTCCATCGTCCTGGGCAATCTGGAGCGGGCCTGCGCGCTGGTGCAGAGCTTCAAGCAGGTGGCCGTGGACCAGACGTCGGAGGCGCGGCGGCCGTTCGAACTGCGCGGCTACCTGGACGGCGTGCTCGGCAGCCTGGCTCCGCAGTTGAAAGGCACCGGGTATCGGGTGACCCTGGACTGTCCGGACGGGCTGATCATGGACAGCTATCCAGGCGCCCTGTCGCAGGTCGTGTCGAATCTGGTCATCAACGCGCTGCTGCACGCCTTCCGGCCCGGCGTGCCGGGGACCATTGCCATCACCATCTACATCACCGCTGACACCGGCGGTCCGTCCTCCGCCGGTGCGGCGAGCGTCGTGCTGGACGTCGCCGACGACGGCCGCGGCATTCCGCCGGACCAGATCGAGCGTATTTTCGAGCCCTTCTTCACCACGCGCCGCGCCGAAGGCGGCAGCGGGCTCGGCCTGCACATCGTCTACAACATCGTCACGGGTACACTCGGCGGGCGCATCGCCGTGGCGTCGCAACCGGGGGCCGGCTGCCGCTTCACCATCCACCTGCCGCTGACCGCCTCACCCATGGCGCCGCCCGCCGTCACCGCCGGCCGCGTGACGGTGGAGGAGACGGAACCCGCCTGA
- a CDS encoding dihydroneopterin aldolase, with amino-acid sequence MNKLFATVTAPAPRSAPAALSTRCFVRDLVMDALIGVYAHERIKPQRIRLSLDLDVVAPGVTGEDMAAVVKGLVSQGHVTLIETLAERIAERCLSDERIASVKVRVEKLDVFPDAASVGVEIERVRA; translated from the coding sequence ATGAACAAGCTCTTCGCCACCGTCACCGCTCCGGCGCCCCGTTCGGCCCCGGCGGCGCTTTCCACCCGTTGCTTCGTGCGCGATCTGGTCATGGATGCGCTGATCGGCGTCTATGCCCACGAACGCATCAAGCCGCAGCGCATCCGTCTGAGCCTCGACCTGGACGTTGTCGCCCCCGGCGTCACCGGCGAGGATATGGCGGCGGTGGTGAAGGGATTGGTCAGCCAGGGCCACGTCACCCTGATCGAAACACTGGCCGAACGGATCGCCGAACGCTGCCTGTCCGACGAACGGATCGCCAGCGTCAAGGTGCGGGTTGAAAAGCTGGACGTGTTCCCGGACGCCGCCAGCGTCGGCGTCGAGATCGAGCGCGTCCGCGCCTGA
- a CDS encoding YchJ family protein, whose translation MTTTATTECPCRSGKPLDACCGPYLDGSAPAPTAEALMRSRYSAFACGKIDYLQETLLPETREDFDRKEIETWAANSQWTGLEVRATEAGGAQDEDGVVEFVAHFTMNGKPQKHHETSRFTRRDGRWYYVDGTLGARPRSGPKVGRNDPCSCGSGKKYKKCCGAA comes from the coding sequence ATGACCACCACCGCCACCACCGAATGCCCCTGCCGCTCCGGCAAGCCCCTGGACGCCTGCTGCGGCCCCTATCTGGACGGCAGCGCGCCGGCGCCCACCGCCGAAGCCCTGATGCGGTCGCGCTATTCGGCCTTCGCCTGCGGGAAGATCGACTATCTGCAGGAGACGCTGCTGCCGGAGACCCGCGAGGACTTCGACCGCAAGGAGATCGAGACCTGGGCCGCCAACAGCCAGTGGACCGGCCTGGAAGTCCGCGCCACCGAAGCCGGCGGGGCGCAGGACGAGGACGGCGTGGTCGAGTTCGTCGCCCACTTCACCATGAACGGCAAGCCGCAGAAGCATCACGAGACCAGCCGCTTCACCAGGCGGGACGGCCGCTGGTACTATGTGGACGGCACGCTGGGCGCCCGTCCGCGCAGCGGCCCCAAGGTCGGGCGGAACGATCCCTGCTCCTGCGGCAGCGGCAAGAAGTACAAGAAGTGCTGCGGGGCGGCCTGA
- a CDS encoding sugar transferase yields MGIPQSIQLGAAPLEPATLAGTASAAELVARLPATEPLHRNRVKRAFDLVGAVGLILFFGPLMLIVGLLITLDGGPAVFGHRRIGTEGRDFTCWKFRSMVVNAPEVFEKLIESDPEARAEWEATRKLRNDPRITWIGRFLRRTSLDELPQLFNVLTGDMSLVGPRPIVQEEVTRYHVCFPFYTRCRPGLTGLWQVSGRNDVDYGRRVQLDTAYLLGWSLWGDIRILLRTVGVMLSGKGAY; encoded by the coding sequence ATGGGTATTCCGCAGTCCATCCAGTTGGGTGCTGCACCGCTGGAGCCGGCGACGCTCGCCGGCACGGCGTCCGCCGCGGAGTTGGTCGCGCGCCTGCCGGCCACGGAACCGCTGCACCGCAACCGGGTGAAACGGGCCTTCGACCTCGTGGGGGCGGTCGGGCTGATTCTGTTCTTCGGACCGCTGATGCTGATCGTCGGGCTCCTCATCACGCTGGACGGCGGCCCCGCGGTGTTCGGCCACCGGCGCATCGGGACGGAGGGCCGGGACTTCACCTGCTGGAAGTTTCGCTCCATGGTCGTCAACGCACCGGAGGTCTTCGAGAAGCTGATCGAATCCGATCCGGAGGCCCGCGCCGAGTGGGAGGCCACGCGCAAGCTGCGCAACGATCCCCGCATCACCTGGATCGGCCGTTTCCTGCGCCGCACCAGCCTCGACGAGCTGCCGCAGCTCTTCAACGTCCTGACCGGCGACATGAGTCTGGTCGGCCCGCGCCCCATCGTGCAGGAGGAGGTGACGCGCTATCACGTCTGCTTCCCCTTCTACACGCGCTGTCGGCCCGGCCTGACCGGACTGTGGCAGGTCAGCGGCCGCAACGACGTGGACTATGGCCGGCGCGTCCAGCTCGACACCGCCTATCTGCTGGGCTGGAGCCTGTGGGGCGACATCCGCATCCTGCTGCGCACGGTCGGCGTGATGCTCAGCGGAAAAGGTGCCTATTAA
- a CDS encoding S41 family peptidase has protein sequence MAKLLAALLLLMVAMGPACAVVPASRADTSIALEHYRQEFAKAKGTSSLPSPADRNYLLFSDVLRRVLAEHVKPGTPQVLVEKAVAGLQKKKKEEPGATDRTLTEAALDAMLTSLDPYSAFLDSEHFRYMREQTQGEFGGLGIEVTMDEDSGLIRVVSPIDGSPASRAGLRTGDLIARIDEAQVKGMNLRDAVARMRGPVGTSVALTMRRNGGNSGNGGPDAPFRVSLTRAIVKIQPVRYRLEGDVAYIRIAAFNQQTSHALDDAVEEMRRQAHGRLAGAVLDLRNNPGGLLDQAVNVADRFLEAVDIVSVRGRDPDENRRYTGTPGDLLAGLPIVLLINSGSASASEIVAGALQDHSRALLFGTRSYGKGSVQTISSLSGDIGIRLTTARYFRPSGGLVDCFGVSPNLEIKPANDNSEETHPDPATCDPHATPPPPPRAWRIEDLCPDVAAAPSKADADRPLDCAVAAIRTRLMGTLIGRP, from the coding sequence ATGGCGAAACTGCTGGCGGCGCTGTTGCTGCTGATGGTGGCGATGGGACCCGCCTGCGCGGTGGTGCCCGCCTCCCGCGCCGACACCAGCATCGCGCTGGAGCATTACCGGCAGGAATTCGCGAAGGCCAAGGGCACCTCCAGCCTCCCCTCTCCGGCGGACCGCAACTATCTCCTCTTCTCCGACGTCCTGCGCCGCGTGCTGGCCGAACATGTGAAGCCGGGCACGCCGCAGGTTCTGGTCGAAAAGGCCGTCGCCGGCCTCCAGAAGAAGAAGAAGGAGGAACCGGGGGCCACCGACCGGACGCTGACCGAGGCGGCGCTGGACGCGATGCTGACCTCCCTCGATCCCTACTCGGCTTTCCTCGACTCGGAGCATTTCCGCTACATGCGGGAGCAGACCCAGGGCGAGTTCGGCGGGCTGGGCATCGAGGTGACGATGGACGAGGACAGCGGCCTGATCCGCGTCGTGTCGCCCATCGACGGCTCCCCCGCCTCCCGCGCCGGGCTGCGCACCGGTGACCTGATCGCCCGCATCGACGAGGCGCAGGTCAAGGGCATGAACCTGCGCGACGCGGTGGCCCGCATGCGCGGCCCGGTCGGCACCTCCGTCGCCCTGACCATGCGGCGCAACGGCGGCAACAGCGGGAACGGCGGTCCCGACGCTCCCTTCCGCGTGTCGCTGACCCGCGCCATCGTGAAGATCCAGCCCGTGCGCTACCGGCTGGAGGGCGACGTCGCCTACATCCGCATCGCCGCCTTCAACCAGCAGACCTCCCACGCTCTGGACGATGCGGTGGAGGAGATGCGCCGGCAGGCCCATGGCCGGCTGGCCGGCGCGGTGCTGGATCTGCGCAACAACCCCGGCGGCCTGCTCGATCAGGCGGTGAACGTCGCCGACCGCTTCCTGGAGGCGGTGGACATCGTGTCGGTGCGCGGCCGCGACCCGGACGAGAACCGCCGCTATACCGGCACGCCGGGCGATCTGCTGGCCGGGCTGCCCATCGTTCTGCTGATCAACAGCGGGTCGGCCTCGGCGTCGGAGATCGTGGCGGGCGCCCTTCAGGACCACAGCCGGGCGCTGCTGTTCGGCACGCGCAGCTACGGCAAGGGCTCGGTACAGACCATCTCGTCGCTGTCCGGCGACATCGGCATCCGCCTGACCACCGCGCGCTACTTCCGCCCGTCGGGCGGGCTGGTCGACTGCTTCGGCGTGTCGCCGAATTTGGAGATCAAGCCGGCCAACGACAACAGCGAGGAAACGCATCCCGACCCGGCGACCTGCGACCCGCACGCCACCCCGCCGCCGCCGCCGCGCGCCTGGCGGATCGAGGATCTGTGCCCGGACGTGGCCGCGGCCCCGTCGAAGGCCGACGCCGACCGCCCGCTGGACTGCGCCGTCGCCGCCATCCGCACCCGCCTGATGGGCACGCTGATCGGGCGGCCGTAA
- a CDS encoding DUF1194 domain-containing protein: MRRRTILALPAFLAGAWLARPLRAEPPLRAEIKAKKAPAPAGHRVALELVLAVDGSASITDGDLEFQLQGHAAAFRDPDVSDAVTAGGAAATLVVFSGPHSLRVLVPWTSLTSTEEVAAFAERIDKAPRGFQGDSTALGSAIDESAKLFAGNGFDAARKVIDIVSNGFSNSGPDPAGVRDRVERQGITINALAILDEFPWLEEYYQENVVGGMNCFVKTAMDRSSFVEALRQKLIQEIAALPAPRSVIAAANF, from the coding sequence ATGAGGCGGCGGACGATCCTGGCCCTGCCGGCCTTCCTGGCCGGCGCGTGGCTTGCCAGGCCCCTGCGGGCAGAACCGCCCCTGCGGGCTGAGATCAAGGCGAAGAAGGCTCCGGCACCCGCCGGGCATCGCGTCGCCCTTGAACTGGTTCTGGCGGTGGACGGGTCGGCCTCCATCACCGATGGGGACCTGGAATTCCAGTTGCAGGGCCACGCCGCGGCCTTCCGCGATCCGGACGTCAGCGACGCGGTGACCGCGGGCGGAGCCGCAGCGACCCTGGTGGTCTTCTCCGGCCCGCACAGCCTGCGCGTGCTGGTGCCGTGGACTTCCCTGACCAGCACGGAGGAGGTCGCCGCCTTCGCGGAGCGGATCGACAAGGCGCCGCGCGGTTTCCAGGGGGATTCCACGGCGCTGGGCAGCGCCATCGACGAATCGGCGAAGCTGTTCGCCGGCAACGGCTTCGACGCCGCGCGCAAGGTCATCGACATTGTGTCGAACGGCTTTTCCAACAGCGGTCCGGACCCCGCGGGTGTGCGCGACCGGGTCGAGCGGCAGGGGATTACCATCAACGCCCTGGCCATCCTCGACGAGTTTCCGTGGCTGGAAGAGTATTATCAGGAGAATGTCGTCGGCGGCATGAATTGCTTCGTGAAGACGGCAATGGACCGCAGCAGCTTCGTCGAAGCGCTCCGGCAAAAACTCATCCAGGAAATCGCCGCTCTTCCTGCACCGCGCTCGGTTATCGCCGCAGCTAATTTTTGA